A region of Paractinoplanes abujensis DNA encodes the following proteins:
- a CDS encoding anti-sigma factor family protein, which translates to MSTDHDELHRLLGGYLLGGLDEADTERLDAHLRDCDRCREELDRLAAVPELLRRLPDAHREEPGVAAAPVSMSARPSQDKIDNLLRRMRAERSRQSRMAGFRWLAAAAVVLVAVAIGFGVLRGNREDRPPQVLPSPELVTARFLPAEGSGMAGQAVLTPKTWGVSVALDVSKLHGAGPFHCQVRNASGLVEQAMVWGPTPSGNAKVIGASSIQLRDVSRIEVQDHDGHVLGTADLK; encoded by the coding sequence GTGAGCACCGACCACGATGAGCTGCACCGGCTGCTCGGTGGCTACCTGCTCGGTGGTCTCGACGAGGCCGACACCGAACGGCTCGACGCCCACCTGCGCGACTGCGACCGTTGCCGCGAGGAGCTGGACCGGCTGGCCGCCGTGCCCGAGCTGCTGCGCCGCCTGCCCGACGCGCATCGGGAGGAGCCGGGGGTGGCGGCCGCCCCGGTCAGCATGTCGGCCCGCCCCAGCCAGGACAAGATCGACAATCTGCTGCGCCGCATGCGGGCCGAGCGGTCCCGGCAGAGCCGCATGGCCGGTTTCCGCTGGCTCGCCGCGGCGGCCGTGGTGCTGGTGGCGGTGGCGATCGGTTTCGGTGTGCTGCGCGGCAACCGGGAGGACCGGCCGCCGCAGGTGCTGCCGAGCCCCGAGCTGGTGACCGCGCGGTTCCTGCCGGCCGAGGGCAGCGGCATGGCGGGCCAGGCGGTGCTCACGCCCAAGACGTGGGGGGTCTCGGTGGCGCTGGACGTCAGCAAGCTGCACGGCGCGGGCCCCTTCCACTGCCAGGTCCGGAACGCGTCCGGCCTGGTCGAGCAGGCAATGGTGTGGGGGCCCACGCCGAGCGGCAACGCCAAGGTGATCGGGGCGAGCTCGATCCAGCTGCGCGATGTCAGCCGGATAGAGGTCCAGGATCACGACGGCCACGTGCTGGGCACGGCCGACCTCAAGTGA
- a CDS encoding sigma-70 family RNA polymerase sigma factor, with product MRRRVSPDEELMTALYTEHYAVLLSFVLRYVHDRHRAEDLVQETLLRAWKHIDHLDPDPGRIRSYLLTIARNVVTNAWRAEQRRPHLIADEAAVNAMPSADNVDEMVEGWLVAEALERLSADHQAVVKAMYYEGKSVADAARQLEVPEGTVKSRAYYAVRALRTVFEEMGVLR from the coding sequence ATGAGGCGACGGGTAAGTCCCGACGAGGAGCTGATGACCGCGCTCTACACGGAGCACTATGCGGTTCTGCTCAGCTTCGTCCTGCGCTATGTGCATGACCGGCATCGCGCCGAGGACCTCGTGCAGGAGACGTTGCTGCGGGCCTGGAAACACATCGATCACCTGGACCCCGATCCGGGCCGGATCCGCTCCTACCTGCTGACCATCGCGCGCAACGTGGTCACCAACGCGTGGCGGGCCGAGCAGCGCCGGCCGCATCTGATCGCCGACGAGGCCGCGGTGAACGCGATGCCGTCGGCCGACAACGTCGACGAGATGGTCGAGGGCTGGCTGGTCGCCGAGGCGCTGGAGCGGTTGTCGGCCGACCATCAGGCGGTGGTCAAGGCCATGTACTACGAGGGGAAGAGCGTGGCCGACGCGGCCCGCCAGCTCGAGGTGCCGGAGGGCACGGTCAAGTCCCGGGCCTACTACGCCGTGCGGGCGTTGCGCACGGTGTTCGAGGAGATGGGGGTGCTGCGGTGA